GGGGTGGCATGGGCCCCTCGGTTGGTACTTGACTTAATGAAtagattaattaaaatgttaaatatttaaccaGGTGGAGCTGAGGTTGCAGGGGTAATTGTTCTGGCCGGGCCTGGAGCTCATGGCGTGGACGGTGATTCGTTGATAAGGGGCACCTGTTGGCTGAATTGAGCTGCAGGTGGGGCCTCGTCGACGTGCAGCGTGGAAAAGCGTCTGGTGGACTGTGAGCAGGGATGTTGCTGCTTCATCGGGGGCCCAGTGTTTGGGAGGCATCTTATCTTGCTGAACTGGTGTGTGCTGATGGAGCGCGTTGAGGAGGTAGTGAGCCACTGTCTTGGTGTCTATGTTCTGAAAACAATGTTGCTGAATGATATTTGCCTAATAAAGATTGACATTACTCCTAATTTTGTAATGGGAAGGCCTAGGCTGAGAGGTTGGTGGGGCAGGGTGTAGGGGTGGCAGTGGGGCTCACGAAGACTTCTAGCTGGGTCGGACCGCTCCAGCTGCTATGTGATGAAGTCatgctcatttttttttgtcattgcttTTGTTCTGTGTGGTACTTGATAAGGCCTGTGAGCTCAGAATGGATCCTCTGCAGCCTGAGGCCCCTCAAGGAGATGATCGAGGAGATGATAAGAAAGCTATGGCAGCCTTAAAGGACATGAATGAGACTTTAACAGTGGCGCTGCTGAGTGGCAGGAGCTGGAACAGGACGGGGTGGCGTGGGAATTTCCCGGCCTTGCTGGGGTACAGGATGAGAAAGTGAGGCCGCTTTGGAGTAGACATTCTGAGGTCTTTGCAACGTCAGGGGTGGATTGAGTGTGAGATTCCAGTTAAAACACCTGTTAGGCAGCGCTACAGGCGGTTACCACTGAGTCAGTCTAAGGAGATCAAGGTGAATACAGCACAGATACTGGTATATCCAGTCTTTGCTCCTGTATGTGGATGACGGAACAGAACGCTGAGCGTGTCGGTTTACCGGTTAAGCTGAGCAAAGTGATGGAGACACATTTCATTGAACCATTAGACTGTAGTTTGCACTAACCCCTTAGCTGCAGCGTCTCACAAATAGTGTTTTTTGGATTCATATAATTCAGTATCAGAATATCTAACAGCTGTGGATTTGTCATTTCTTACACTGAATAAGCAGTTCCATGTTTAATGATGTTAAGTGTATTGTTGCCTACAAGCTTAAACTTTTAGTgcaatgcatttttatttgtgtaatgTGGCCCCATTCTGGCCCcatattaaatattttctaGATCTGCCCCCACTCCATTCAGGTCTACACATGTATCTAGTTATCTATTAGTTTATTTAGAAAAACACCACATAGATTTTGAAACATCcaaaaatctaatctaatctaatctacaGTTTTCTAGTCACACCAATGCATAGTAGAATAGCACAACTACGACATTAAATAGAAACtctaatgcttttttttttcaaagctcaGTGTTTGTAATATGAACTCTTGTGGTCACTTGGTCACTCTGTAAACCTTTTTGTTCAGGGAAGCATTGTCTTGTCTCCTCCCTAGCCCATGGCCATTCTGCATTTATTAATCTGCTTTACATTCCTGAATAACATTTGTTTGATTACCTTTGAAGGTGACACACAAATCCCATAACACATTATGTTTAATAAGATGTAGTATTAGTTGCTTATGGGAGTAATTTGTCTCATCTGCCCATAGCAGTAGATCAGTAATATTCTTACGACACATGCTGTATTTGCCCTGAGGCAAGTCTTTAAGTAAAGATGGTTGGAGGCTTTGCTTAAACCTCAGCAAAGGGTTGATCGCTGCTAACATTCATCTCAAATGTCAAATCTGTCAACCTTTACtggaaactaaaaaaaaacttgaaagaAGTTCTGCCTTGTTCTGCAAACATTGCGAAGTGACTTAGCTGGCTGTCACACCCCCTGTGAAAACAGTAAGGGCATGACCAAAACAGGTCGGGGGAGTTCACTGATAAGTTTCGTGTATGTCCTCCAGGAATCAGTTATGCATGAACACTACTCACAAACAGTcagggatatttgactttcaggtgaaatatatggaaaatgtaaaaagtgaatgctacagtgatattatatcatgaaagtaggacatttaagtagaagcatgcactggtgattttattcatcttaaacagtttatttaaagaaaatctaccaacagtggtaggtataccacaacaaaacattttcagtgtctcaataaattgggacgtggccaaaggacgtccactcctctcctttctgtgactcttccagtctctgtatcactgttccaacctcctgatgacactctgtgaccctctaagctcagtgaacacctccgtctgaggacttcctgtttgaagcctccagtgttgaggtgctgctgatcaactgttaggtgtcgtcttggtctcatgatgtcagaatgtgaacagcaggatgaggaggactgtttaaataccaattctaactgaagcaggaaatgtattggtggattcatggatcaaacctgttgtgaatgttgctgttaagcttcttgttagagaacagcagctggtgcagaaagtactgagacactgaacagttggacatgtgcattcaaaggtttagagaaggtcacattaagttcacctggaaaggtgataaagcattttaggttcatcctgaaatttcacctggaagctgaatatccctaacttttagtgagtagtgtgtgtgtgtgtgtttgtttgatgcCTCCTGTTAACAGACTGTGGGTCTAACCTGCTCGCCAACATCCTGGAGCCTATCTGTgcttctgctgcctctgtgtggcTGAGACTTGCCAGTGTGCCGTGGGTCAAAGCCCCAGGACCTCAGCCTGCTGACACCCTCCACGGAGCGACCTGTAGGGTTGATGTGGCGGGCTGGGATACGAGCAGGTAGATCCCAGGTTCCCTTAAAGTCTGGCCATGCACTGCCCCTCTatagcatcacacacacacacacacacacacacacacacacacaagggtgAAGTCATATGTAGATTCACAATGATAGAAAGACCATTTttgatgaggagagaaaaagaggttGGATATGCTCTCACCTTTACCATTCCTGGGAGCAGATGTCCTCTGTTATCAGCAATGAAGGTGGTGTGGCCTTCCTGTGCAGTGggtctctacacacacacacacacacacacacacacacacacacacacacacacacacttggcaacGTGAAATACAACTGTAATACAGCAGGTCAGGACTGTTGATAGGACACTAAGTAACAGCTACCTGTTTGAAGGCCTTAGTCTCACACCAGTTCTGCAGCCTCTGCGACTTGAAAGCACCTTCATACTGAGGATGGAGAGGGTAAACTGAGTAAAACAGGAGGCCTTAATGTCTAATGTTCCCAATGCTTATCTCTCAGATGTTTGGTTACCTGGTTTGCGGAGTAACTGGACGACATCTCTGCAGCTCCCACGTCTGTTTTTGTTGACTCGTTGCATAGCAACACAATCACACTCTCCAGACTTTTCCCACGCAGGAAAACAGTGAAGGCTGCTCCAGAGGCAGAGACCAGTGGACACACGCCTTTCAAATGTCAATTACATGCCAATTAAATGCTAATTCTAAattattttcaggtttttacACGTTTctttgtgtaaatatttatttatcattacaccATATctttatttactattgcttattttctactgttgttttctttattcttttttttttttcttctattgcttgttgctgctgtaacatgttgaaTTTATAAAGAAAAAGTCGAAGTCTAAAGAGACTTTTACTTTGGAAAACGTAGCCGGAAATTGTCCCCTGCGCTTATGTTGTTTAATCATGCCGCATTTTTCAAACATACAGCTTCAGTTTAAATGAGTTTTTCACATTCAAATGCAAACGTAGTGACTTCCCAATCATCTCCTTTGCTCGAAAGATTCACACGcgatatttattttgttgttttttttctgaccgGAAGTCCCAGTGTTTTTCTTCCGGTGCGCCGCTCGTTGTCTGTATGCGTCCATAACTTCGCAGCTGTGCacgtagctagctagctagcagcagATTAGCCTGACGCAGGTAAAGGTAAAGACGTCCAGCTAATTTAACACGTTAGAGTTCAGTTTGTCTTCTacctctgaacacacacctgtcctgCTGTTTCAGCCCGTTGGGGAGAGTTTAGTGGAGTTACGGGGCTGGTAGCCATGTCACTAGCTAGCTAACCTTTCATACTCCCGCCGGTGGTCCACGAGCCATGGAGGGTCCGTCCTCACGTCCACGGACCGACCGGGACGGGCCGCTGTGGCCGGCGGCCAGCGGAGATCCCGGCGGGGAAGCAGAGTCTGAGTCCGCCAGGGACACGAAGACTCACTTCCGCGTGTGTCGCTTCATCATGGAGACAGGTACCAGCTGACCACGGGGCGGTGGGTGCCATGGAGCTGTAGCAGGAGGCTGAAGATAAAAAGATTCAAAGCTATGCAAAATAACAGTAATTATAATAGTAAGACATAGAAAGTATACTTTTTTTACTTAATATGGCAAAATTATGACTTAGTAGCTCAACATAATAATTTTGGCGTACCATCTCAtcattttgaattaattaaGTTCATTGGGGGCTGCTAGAAAATTAGAAATCACTCATTGCCCTGAGTTATATTAAGAGAATACTGAATCTCAATGTGATGTGTGCTTGCTTTTCCCAATCATTTAGGTGGCAGCACTAGTTTAGCTCACATCTTTTGCTTGGACACCATTGATTGTTCACTGCTGTGCCTTTTGGTGCAAGAGAAAAGTTAGAATTTGTCCAGAACTTCAGTGATTCGGGtgctgaaaatgaataataaagtgAGATGAAGTGCTAATTTGTTGTGATTCTTCAGGTCATATTTAAATGTACTATatatttggacatttgaaatgagaaacGTCCTCCCTTCCTTGTCCAGGAGTGAAACTGGGCATGCGCTCGGTGCCCGTGGCCACAGCATGTGTGTTGTACCACCGTTTCTTTCAACGCGCCCACATCCGTGCGTATGAACCCTACCTGGTGGCCATGAGCTGCGTGTACCTGGCTGGCAAAGTGGAGGAGCAGCACATCAGGACCCGTGACATCATCAACGTAAGCCACAGGTAATGTGCTTGGTCAAGAGAGAATTCCACCCGCAGTGTGCGCATGGACAGTAAATCCTATTGGTGAGAgcaaactgtttgtttttataaagtAAACACGTTTATGTAAGAACTGTGAGGACGATGGAAGATTCATCATCTTTCCAAAGCCCAAACTGACATGTTCAGATACCTTGCTTTGTCTAACCagcccaaatatattcagttttctACCatacaagacaaagaaaagtagcaaatatttacatttgagaagctggagccaaTGAATTGTAGCATTTTTGTGAAATCAGATTAGTTCGTTAGTTCATCATCTGTCCATCAACTAATCAGCCTCAGTTTTAATTTCACATGGTCACCGGTGTAAACCAGGCACACGGCTTTAACTCTGAGACGGcagaaatgctgttttgaaTAGGAAGTTGGGAAAAGTGAGGAACAGTCCCCACTCAATGGCCACTTCCTTGCTTGCTTCCTGgcttctggagctttcaacttTGCTTGTTAATGTTACTGTACATGTTCAAACTTTTTAATATTCTGAGATTGAATGATGATTTTCTTTAATGATTAATGTGCATGTTTTGTCCCAACTATTACATGAATCATTTGGTCTGTGGAATATCAAAAGCATAGTGAATATCCATCACAATCTTACAAAAGGCCAACTTGACGTGCTGAACTCACTTCCTTGGTCCAACCAAATGTCCAAAGCTGCAACCAGTGAGTGTTGGCTTCATGTGACAGTGAGACAGCGTGGCAGCTatattgttttgaatgtgttgaCAAAATGAGGGATAACAATCTCCACTCGAGGTCCACTTACCCGTTTGCCCTGGAGCTTTCAACAATATTACATGGTTTTCATCAGCAAGTGATGTGTGATCAGTTCTCATGGAGCTGCATGTTCACACACTTCATTATTCTTTTCACGTTCAAGATTTCTCATCTGTGTTCGCTTTGAGCTGGACAGTTTGTTCTTTGCCATCTCTCACTAACTTGGAGGAACATAACCTTGTAGCACATTTGTAAATCATCGAAATAATCTGTCATTTGCAGGATCagatgcttttctctgtttttctgtcgtTGACACttgaatgtctttgggtttgggACTGCTCGGTTGACAAAGCAAGACATTTAAACACGTCACATCGGACATTAATGGGCATTTCATACATAGTGATTGCATGCATAGTACATACACATGAGTACATAATTATTGTATGTATTTGATACCTAACACATGACTCGTCATACCTCATCAGGTGTGGCTACAGGGTTGGATTTAGAATTCAGATTGGCTAATATGCAGTTAAGAGACATGAGACATGACCCGACACTACAGTTAAACACAGTTCCCCTCAAAATACTTGGAAATGTCATTTGAGAGTCTTACAGCAGGAAGTTTTAAAAAGAgcaagattttatttttattttttttgcacattcaCTGTTCAAATTGGTCACCTTGAATGCTCTCCGCGgccgcctccctccctcccacgcTCCGTCTCTCCCCCCGTTCCTCCCTCGTAGGTATTTCAACAGTGGCAGCGCTCCTCTAGAATGTGACAAAGAGTTCTGGGACCTGAGGGACAGTGTGGTGCAGTGTGAGCTCCTCATCCTCCGACAGCTCAACTTCCACGTCTCCTTTGAGCACCCTCACaaggtacgtgtgtgtgtgggagtgtgtgtgtgtgtgtgtgtgtgtgcatgttttcttgTCCCTTCTGTTCAGTGTAAAGCCTCCTTGTCTGTCACCGTTACTGTCTGATGTTGTCATGGTTGTCccaatgtgtttatgtgtactGCAGCTGTACGATCTAGTTTGAAGTGAAGCGTTCTCAAATGTTTGTCGAGAATGTTGCATCACTTTCCTTGGCTGATCTTCTACCTTTTAGCTTTTCTAATTGCTCATCTTATCACTTCATCCCTGCGTTCAGTGACCCAGAAAGTGCAAGTGCCTCAGGTTCAAAGTGTCTAATGCAAGTGACAGATTGTCTGATCACCTGTGCTCACATTAATTTGTTGCATAAACTATAATGAACAGATTTaatttgttctctctgtctccttctctcagTATTTACTGCACTACCTGCCGTCTGTAAAGTCGCTTGTGAACCGCCATGCTTGGTCTCGAACCCCTGTTGCTGAGACTTCCTGGGCGCTGCTTAGAGACTGTTACCATGGAGCCATGTGCATCCACCACGTGCCCCAACACATCGCCATAGCAACACTGTACCTGGCGCTAAACAGCTATGGAGTGGAGCTGCCTGTCGGGGAGAAAGAGTGgtggcaggtgtgtgttcaAATGTGACATATGATCACCTCCACATTAAATTGTGGCGAACAGTTTCCTGGTGAGACATCCAATAGATATGGAACAACATTATTTCTAAGCAGTGACAGCAGTTAAAATGTCAGATGAAGCAGCTGAACTGTGATTTGAAGACTACAAGTTAATAAAAGTGCCATTTGTTGATCTACGGGCCAACCCTCACTGATGGTCATGACCTTTTGAGTTGTGACCAACAAAATGAGGATGGCCATAGAAATGGGAGGGAGAGCTTggagtagagccactgctcGCAGAGAAAGGAGgcagttgaggtggttcaggcgTCCTGTGGAAGTTTTCCGTGCTCGGTAGGAGACACCAGGGTCAGAGAACACAGTAGAGATTATATATCTCACCTGTCCTGGGAAGTCCTCAGGAGTACTACACATACTAGACTGATCACAATAATAATTTTCTGCACATTTATTTCCAGCCATCTGCTTAAAAACAAGCCTGATATGTTAGGATCCACTAAAGTTACACACAATGTCACCAACCGCACCACAATGACTAATTATTCTGGGTTTATGGTTTGCACttttactgttgtgtttcaGCGTCGTTCCTCTGATCAGTGaagtttccagctgcagcaggcaacTGTTTGCAGCAAGACCCCGATAAAGCCGCTGTACGCCACCTGCTCAGGCAGGGAGAGAGTgttagagactagctggtgaacgtagcggagcatttagcagctaaagagacatcTGCTTCCCTCAGGAGTCAGTGGAGACGAAAACAGAGTtgaaaggagagtgaatattggccTTCCATTCGCCAGGTGCagtgactccaaatgaatgctaatgttgttccgtgtctgctggatgtgtaaataagcaactgaaTGCTAATGAGTTAGCCATACTGACCCAAAAATGATAACTCGTTCTCAAAGGCTTTGTTGGTTGGCCTTTTTCATAATTCCTGCATCTGCCTGCGGGCGTCAATGTTGAAATCTCACGGGTCTGTTtacaaaaaaactattttctcatCTCCCCCTCGTGGTGTCCGGCCATGTAGATAGCTTTGGTTTTATGTGCCTAGTTTTAATAGTTAAAGATTTCTGCCTCTACCCCAAAACGACTGTGTTTGTACTACTGGAAGCCctgaaaaacatttctaaaaagcaCAGCAGTATCGTGTCTTTCCAGAAACGGTGTCTCTCACTGTAGATGTGAACATTTCTCACTGGAGCTGCTCGGCACCAAAGGATGACACCTTAAAGAAACCTCTGGGATGCAGAATGTGCCTTGCTGTCTGGATCCTTTCTCTCAGTGATAGTGCATGTGCAGTATTCAAATGAGTCCATGAGGGTACTTTTTCAGAATGGTGAACACAAACAGTAGCTCTGTTTTTAGGGTCACGCCAAAGGCAGCCCTCTGGCTTTGTACCATTTTGCACTTTAACCAAAGTGACATTACCACCTGACCATCTAACCCCAGCCAGACTTTAAAGCAGCCTCTGGTAAGTCTCCAGTATTAATTGAAACATGGTGGCAATTATAGTTTTCCATTGTCAAACAATTTTACAAATGAGGTCTCTTTTGTTAGAGCTTTGATTTTATAACCCACCGTGtccaaatgcaaatgaaaaaaagtcagGATTTGTTATGGTGTTCTGCTTCAGTCCTCCAGGCAATAAAATCTAGGTCATTTGAAACAGTGGGGACCTTTGATGTCCACTGTTTATTGAGGCCAGGTGTGGAgctgaagtctgtgtgtgtgtgtgtgtgtgtgtaggtgctgTGTGAGGACGTGACCAAAGCAGACATCGACGCTGTGATCTCGGACCTCCTTCAGCTCTACGACATGGAGGCCAAGTGTATCTGAAGGACACACAGGACtcacaaagttgttttttttttttactgtgtgtgcacgtgtctgaatgtttgtgtgtcatgaatgtgcgtgcatgcgtgtgtgtgttgttctctACATGTAAGAGTCAgggttcaggtgtgtgtgtcttttgtgatGCCCCAGTTAGTCTGTGagctgtgacaaaaaaaaaaaccaaaacacacctgcagtacCGATGCCTGCCACCCTGGGGAgacatttcttcctttttttgatCTCTGCAGAATATTGATGCACTCAGGAGTTAAATCATCAGCACCGGGCTTCTAAACACCTCAAACTCATCACACAGATGTTGTGAATGATTCAATCAATAATTCCAACAGGTCAGTAAAATGAGAATTAGTATTATCTGTGCATCAGAGTAATATTAGACAATATTAAATATGTAGTAGAGGTAAGTCTTGATTGTCTGATTAGAATCCAGACCATATTGCTGCATGAATATGCACGCAACAAGGAAAACTGGATTTTCTGTAATGGATATCTATGTATGTTcttcatttttaagataaactGCTACATAAAAACTATCTTTGCATGTGAATGCATTAATTGGCTGAATGATGAGGGTTAATATGTTATGGCGGCAGCAGCTCAAGTGCCTCTTGGTTTATTAAGACATGACTTGTGTGGTGTTGCAGTGCTGCCTTTGCTGGAGATCTTGTCATGAATTAGTTAGGACTGTGTAGTTTTTGGTGGAGGACCACGCAGATGGAAAATGTGGGGGTGTGATCTGCTGCGTGTTTTAGACGAATGGACTAATAGTTTTAATTTGGACTGTATATTGGTCAAAATGAACTCTACCAGCTCTGTCCTGTTTAAGGGATAGGTGATGAGGTGATATTCtctatttgtttgtgttttctccttgtCAATAAATCACATAAGTAGACCAACACCAATGTTGTACTGACAATATTTACAAGTTTAGTCTGCGTATCAAAGTACGATGTTTCTGTTAAatcacatcagtgagccacatattccttcatcctcatcaatacacacacacacggtagtTAATTTTGACTCGATCCCACATATACCGTAGAGGTCTAAATATattaatccactgctgaaaatagtccccaacaaatgcacctTTTTAAACTACCACCTTCCTGTTTGAGCAGCAtttgttaaaaactaaaatggcccactgtttttaaaaactattgGACATTTTTATTTGGAGCCAGTGGCACAGACAGGCTGGGAATGTCTGAAAGTATTGAGTTTGTagatgacaataaaaaaaaaaattgtaactCACAGTATAACTATAGCTTGGAGTCATGATATTAGAGTAGACATAGTAATACCAGGCTCAAAGGTTTACAGTGGCTACTGAACCTACATTACTCCATGTACGCTATATAAACAGTGTGAACATCTTAGAGCAGTTCAGTAACTGtgagaacagaaagaaagaatgttttgtgtttctatatatatatactgatgTACAAGTTCAAGTTAACTTGGTATATTTCCTATTGTAAGTGTACATGATGTATAGGTAtgtctttcttgtctttttacCATGGTTTTGCACAGTGTAGCTCCAAGACAGAATAAATCCAGTGGTTGTTAAAACACTGCTGGTTGTGGTCCTTTCATGGGATTTCACTAGAGAGAACTGCAGCATCAGTCTGAGGTTCACTTGAGTGAAGCTCAGGCAAATTCCAAATGAACCCATGTGTGAACACACCAGTGTGACGGCCCACACACTAATACGCTGTCAGTATGGACAACTCATTATTGTAATGGAGAGAATGTAAAGAAACAACGGTGATTAACTCTGCTGTCTACTCTGCTTTACTGTACAAAGGTTCTCAGACCGGATCTTTTTAGAGGAGGGGTGTTTGGCTTCCTTACCTTTTTGTATTTATCCTGTAAAATCAGGTCTGCCTTTCtctagtgtgagtgtgtgtgtgagtgtgtgtgtgtgtgtgtgagtccaggATAAAGGAGTCATAGTCACATGATCAACTCTGACACATCCGAgtctccctttctgtcttttcctctctcccttcttgCTCTCGTCCTCATGCATTCTGCCTCTCTTCGCGGGACAAGAGACACTGCGTGTATCCCAATAGCATCACGTGTTGTACAACATTCCCTTCCCTGACACATTCTCATCCGTCGCTCTTGTCCAGCgcctgttttttcccctccctccctccctcatgtAGCTGCTGGGGGGAAATCTGGCcgtctttctcttcatttgctCGTTCCTGTCCTCCTTTaggccttttttctttctctccatctccatcttccTCGTGTTTCCCacatctttcctctctcctgtgtctcctcccttctccttaccttcctcattctctcctcccccctctgtctccctaATGTTGTATTAATAATGGAGAGGGTGCATGTTCAGCCAGACTTCATGAATTAACCATCAGATGGGAAGGAGTACTGAGGGAAGGAGTCAGAGGAGTAGGaaaaagagtgacagagtgaGGAGAGGCAGAAGGGGGGATCAGAGGACAATGTAGGGGATggaaggagggatgaggagagaaaaaaggaaggtGAAGGGAAAATGGAAAGTGAAGGAGTGAGGTTTATCATTGTATCGCACTTCAACACTTTCCAGCCCGCTCTGGTCGCCTCTCCTCTCCGCTGTGTGCTTCTGATCTGCTTACACATCACTTCAGCCTTTACTCTGGGCTTGAGGGGAAGTCagaaggtcacacacacacacacacgaccatctgtgtgcacgtgtgtttaCACTGAAATGACAGTTTGGGATGTTCATGTGTTATCTGGCCTGCAGTCTAGGAGCTGAGTGTCCTTGGACTGATAAAAGGCCTTCAGCCTCAGAC
This sequence is a window from Pempheris klunzingeri isolate RE-2024b chromosome 11, fPemKlu1.hap1, whole genome shotgun sequence. Protein-coding genes within it:
- the ccnq gene encoding cyclin-Q, which translates into the protein MEGPSSRPRTDRDGPLWPAASGDPGGEAESESARDTKTHFRVCRFIMETGVKLGMRSVPVATACVLYHRFFQRAHIRAYEPYLVAMSCVYLAGKVEEQHIRTRDIINVSHRYFNSGSAPLECDKEFWDLRDSVVQCELLILRQLNFHVSFEHPHKYLLHYLPSVKSLVNRHAWSRTPVAETSWALLRDCYHGAMCIHHVPQHIAIATLYLALNSYGVELPVGEKEWWQVLCEDVTKADIDAVISDLLQLYDMEAKCI
- the cfap126 gene encoding protein Flattop; translation: MSSSYSANQYEGAFKSQRLQNWCETKAFKQRPTAQEGHTTFIADNRGHLLPGMVKRGSAWPDFKGTWDLPARIPARHINPTGRSVEGVSRLRSWGFDPRHTGKSQPHRGSRSTDRLQDVGEQTNGDVQQGGAAPSSAGEVRPASQERPVTGGEGTANQNQDSQAAVVGSVGQPAEETHTGQPTGTAGPRSQCSAVEEEPASRAAAREGINSGPETGKGRPASSVADKVAPSSSKQTRSDAQQDQ